A genome region from Triticum aestivum cultivar Chinese Spring chromosome 2B, IWGSC CS RefSeq v2.1, whole genome shotgun sequence includes the following:
- the LOC123047592 gene encoding disease resistance protein RGA5, which yields MDLAMGAMSSLLGKLGEVIKEYKLQKGVKKKVRSFSAQLMIVRAALGKVAEVPQDELDDQIKFWANDVRELSYDMEDVVDSLLVRVEGCEPNDNQASFKKLMAKMVNVFKKGKARSEISTAVEEIHKQLQDVTTRHKMFDFVNLPAAKRTTADPFWEVFYGDKKNIIGLDKARDDIIKKISDGDRVSKAHLKILSLVGFGGLGKTTLAREVYDALPTKFDYKAFVTVSQNPDMKKVLSNLLFKLDKGKNTSLHVNAANLEVEQLFMLVRELLRDKRYFIIIDDLWDKEAWKTIRYALQDDKCGSIIITTTRHVEISEECSSSKEDMIHQMKRLSYDDAQKLFYGRIFSSEVCRSGFEDVSRKILKKCAGVPLAIISLASYLANDQRIYQIEQWYVLLNSIGRGLKKGDDHVKEMKRILSLSFYALPPYLKTCFLYLSIFPEDHKISRDRLIRRWISEGFIQVKDETDSQLELGDSYFNELVNRNMIMPINIHADGRVEACSIHDIMLDLIYELASGENFVTILDVIKEDTPLEKKFRRLSLQKSMTGLTNAHMATTSMSQVRSFTAFSPAVSKIPPLSVFQVLRVLDLEGCDLRRSPGVDLRHVQNLLHLRYLGLRGTKVGKLPMGIGKLQFLQTLDLQLSNSKELPSSVVQLRRLMCLILDSDMPLPKGFSNLTCLEQLMGHNMGFLSEETAKELGHMTRLKELAFRLDSRDIERTDKASKALIGSLAKLNKLESLEISAPGRWFEYFMRAWVPSPNLCRLKLYGLFVSFPTWICSSSLPLLSYLDLTVLQVQSGDIQILGVLPALRYVNLDAAITKVVAGKLVVSAGAFPEARVCLLRRIVLVNPTFQQGAMPMVQRLRFGVQVKDIVSPDFDLSVGNLPSLQQLRIDLLGDKVKPEHFSQAVEALSRVAEGHPKSPTLRADKY from the exons ATGGATCTGGCCATGGGGGCCATGAGCTCCCTCCTTGGCAAACTGGGCGAGGTTATCAAGGAGTATAAGCTACAGAAGGGAGTTAAGAAAAAGGTCAGGTCCTTCTCTGCCCAGCTGATGATTGTGCGCGCTGCTCTTGGCAAGGTGGCAGAGGTGCCGCAGGATGAGCTCGACGATCAGATCAAGTTTTGGGCTAATGATGTTAGGGAGCTGTCTTACGACATGGAGGATGTCGTTGACTCTCTCCTGGTGCGTGTTGAGGGCTGCGAGCCCAATGATAATCAGGCCAGCTTCAAGAAGCTCATGGCCAAGATGGTAAACGTGTTTAAAAAGGGCAAGGCTCGCAGTGAGATTTCCACAGCAGTCGAAGAGATCCACAAGCAgttgcaagatgtcaccacccgaCATAAAATGTTTGATTTTGTTAACCTACCTGCAGCAAAAAGGACCACCGCTGACCCTTTCTGGGAGGTTTTCTATGGAGATAAGAAGAATATCATTGGCCTCGATAAAGCAAGGGACGATATTATCAAGAAGATCAGTGACGGCGACCGTGTGTCCAAGGCGCATCTCAAGATACTCTCACTTGTTGGATTTGGAGGATTGGGCAAGACTACACTTGCCCGAGAAGTATATGATGCCCTTCCAACAAAATTTGATTACAAAGCTTTTGTGACTGTGTCTCAGAATCCCGACATGAAGAAAGTATTAAGCAATCTTCTCTTTAAACTTGACAAGGGGAAAAATACCAGTCTTCATGTAAATGCAGCAAACTTGGAGGTAGAGCAGCTCTTCATGCTAGTCCGTGAATTACTTCGCGATAAAAG GTACTTTATCATTATCGATGATCTATGGGATAAAGAAGCATGGAAAACAATCAGATATGCACTTCAGGACGACAAATGTGGAAGTATAATAATTACTACAACCCGCCATGTCGAGATCTCTGAAGAATGTTCGTCTTCTAAAGAGGATATGATTCATCAGATGAAACGTCTCTCTTATGATGACGCCCAGAAACTTTTCTATGGAAGAATATTTTCAAGTGAGGTGTGTCGTTCTGGATTCGAGGATGTATCTAGAAAGATCTTGAAGAAATGTGCTGGGGTACCATTAGCCATCATCAGTCTGGCTAGTTATTTGGCTAATGATCAAAGGATCTACCAAATTGAGCAATGGTATGTTTTGCTCAACTCTATTGGCCGTGGACTTAAAAAAGGTGATGATCATGTAAAGGAGATGAAGAGGATATTATCATTGAGCTTTTATGCCCTCCCTCCTTATTTGAAGACTTGCTTTTTATATCTAAGTATCTTTCCAGAAGACCATAAAATTAGCAGAGATCGGTTGATAAGAAGATGGATTTCTGAAGGCTTTATCCAAGTAAAAGATGAAACTGATAGCCAGCTTGAGCTTGGAGATAGCTACTTCAACGAGCTAGTAAACAGAAACATGATCATGCCGATAAACATACATGCTGATGGTAGGGTTGAAGCTTGTTCCATACATGATATCATGCTGGATCTTATATATGAATTAGCAAGTGGAGAGAACTTTGTTACTATACTGGATGTTATCAAGGAAGACACACCTTTGGAAAAGAAGTTCCGCAGATTGTCCCTCCAGAAGAGCATGACAGGTCTCACCAATGCTCATATGGCTACCACAAGCATGTCACAAGTGAGGTCTTTTACGGCTTTTAGTCCTGCTGTTAGTAAGATCCCCCCTCTCTCTGTATTTCAAGTTTTACGTGTATTGGATCTGGAAGGTTGTGATCTTCGAAGAAGTCCTGGTGTGGACCTTAGGCATGTTCAAAACCTGTTACATTTGAGATACCTTGGGTTGAGGGGCACAAAGGTTGGCAAGCTCCCTATGGGAATAGGAAAGCTACAGTTTTTGCAGACACTAGACTTGCAATTGAGCAATTCAAAAGAATTGCCGTCCAGTGTTGTTCAGCTGAGGCGTTTGATGTGCCTAATCCTTGATTCAGATATGCCACTTCCGAAAGGGTTCAGCAACCTGACATGCCTTGAACAGCTGATGGGGCACAATATGGGCTTTCTTTCTGAAGAAACCGCAAAAGAGCTGGGCCATATGACCAGGCTAAAAGAGCTCGCCTTTAGATTGGATTCAAGGGATATTGAGCGAACTGATAAAGCTAGTAAAGCTTTGATTGGATCCCTAGCCAAGCTAAACAAACTCGAGAGCCTGGAGATCTCCGCTCCTGGTCGTTGGTTTGAGTACTTCATGAGGGCTTGGGTGCCGTCACCAAACCTATGCAGGCTTAAATTGTACGGACTTTTCGTGAGCTTTCCTACATGGATTTGTTCTTCGTCGCTTCCGCTACTATCCTATCTTGATCTAACTGTCCTTCAAGTGCAATCCGGGGATATCCAGATCCTTGGGGTGCTGCCAGCTCTCCGTTATGTCAATCTCGACGCAGCCATAACAAAAGTAGTGGCGGGGAAGTTAGTGGTTAGCGCCGGTGCCTTCCCGGAGGCGAGAGTATGCCTTCTCCGCAGAATTGTACTGGTGAACCCAACGTTCCAACAAGGAGCCATGCCCATGGTTCAGCGCCTTCGCTTTGGTGTCCAAGTGAAGGACATTGTCAGTCCTGATTTTGATTTGAGCGTAGGGAATCTTCCTTCGCTACAGCAACTCAGAATTGACCTTCTCGGTGATAAAGTCAAACCTGAGCATTTTTCTCAAGCCGTCGAGGCGCTGAGCCGTGTGGCGGAGGGCCATCCCAAAAGTCCCACCCTTCGTGCCGATAAATACTGA